A genomic segment from Campylobacteraceae bacterium encodes:
- a CDS encoding DMT family transporter, which translates to MSLNLTKIAPFLFVWLWSTGFIGAKYGLPYIEPFFMLFIRFCFVILIFLILINIYKSKWLNQTQSLQQVFIGTLIHGGYLGGVFFAIKLGVPAGITAIIVGLQPIVTSGIGYLFLKQSLNSKQAIGLLLGFIGVSLVILEKASIDTQNMDALGLFACFIALFCISLGTVLQKKLASNVSLLTGSFYQYIGAIIIVALITFSMEQQIVVYTSELFIAMAWLVIGLSVFAVLLLLYMIKEGEVAKVSSYFYLVPPAAVIQSWLIFDERLGILAIIGSLLTVVGVVFVVKSQGKK; encoded by the coding sequence ATGTCTCTTAATTTAACCAAAATTGCCCCTTTTTTATTTGTATGGTTATGGAGTACTGGTTTTATTGGTGCGAAGTACGGTTTGCCTTATATAGAGCCTTTTTTTATGCTCTTTATACGCTTTTGTTTCGTTATTCTTATTTTTTTAATTTTAATTAATATTTACAAATCGAAATGGTTAAATCAAACCCAAAGTCTGCAACAAGTATTTATTGGTACCTTAATTCATGGTGGTTATTTAGGTGGGGTGTTTTTTGCTATTAAACTGGGTGTTCCTGCTGGTATAACAGCTATCATTGTAGGACTTCAGCCAATTGTTACTAGCGGAATTGGATATTTGTTCTTAAAACAATCTTTAAATAGCAAACAAGCTATTGGTTTATTATTGGGTTTTATAGGTGTCTCTTTAGTCATACTTGAAAAAGCAAGTATTGATACTCAAAATATGGATGCCTTAGGTTTATTTGCTTGTTTTATAGCTCTTTTTTGTATCTCTTTGGGGACAGTATTACAAAAGAAACTAGCCAGCAATGTTTCTTTATTAACAGGGTCTTTTTATCAATATATTGGCGCAATTATTATAGTTGCATTAATAACATTTAGTATGGAACAACAAATCGTTGTTTACACAAGTGAATTATTCATAGCAATGGCTTGGTTAGTCATTGGTTTATCTGTGTTTGCTGTTTTATTATTATTGTATATGATTAAAGAAGGAGAAGTAGCTAAAGTAAGCAGTTATTTTTACTTAGTACCTCCAGCAGCCGTTATTCAAAGCTGGTTGATTTTTGATGAACGCCTTGGAATATTGGCAATAATTGGCTCTCTTCTTACTGTAGTGGGAGTTGTTTTTGTGGTTAAAAGCCAAGGTAAAAAATAG
- a CDS encoding PepSY domain-containing protein, translated as MNYKKINTKIHYWASSIIIIPFLIVLVSGIFLQVKKEFAWIQPKTVKTKYRDLTLSFDQILKAAMSVEEVGIKSWKDIKLLDVRPGKGITKIRAKSSWEIQIHNETGEVLAVNYRRSDFFESLHDGSWFHDNAKLGIFLPSAIIMLIMSLTGLYLFLKLLPAKLGRKKKKEKKAKITV; from the coding sequence ATGAATTACAAAAAGATTAATACCAAAATACACTATTGGGCTTCTTCTATAATAATTATTCCCTTTCTAATTGTTTTAGTTAGTGGAATATTCTTACAAGTAAAAAAAGAGTTTGCATGGATACAACCAAAAACAGTAAAAACAAAATACAGAGATTTAACGCTTAGTTTTGATCAAATTCTAAAAGCTGCAATGAGTGTAGAAGAAGTTGGTATTAAATCTTGGAAAGATATCAAACTACTAGATGTCAGACCGGGAAAGGGAATAACAAAAATTAGAGCTAAAAGTTCTTGGGAAATTCAAATTCATAATGAAACAGGAGAAGTATTAGCAGTTAATTATAGAAGATCAGATTTTTTTGAATCATTACATGATGGATCATGGTTTCATGACAATGCAAAACTAGGTATTTTTTTACCTTCCGCTATTATTATGTTGATAATGTCTTTAACCGGTTTATATTTATTCTTAAAATTATTGCCTGCTAAATTAGGACGAAAAAAGAAAAAAGAAAAGAAAGCAAAAATTACAGTTTAA
- a CDS encoding Dabb family protein yields MIKHMLLIEFKDFVSLEQLSDLKKIFESIPNKIEGVSNVEWGLNNSPENLNKNYTHSIVMSFKDEKTRENYFPHAEHERLKEVFLPMIEDILVFDYVIS; encoded by the coding sequence ATGATAAAACATATGTTATTAATAGAGTTTAAAGATTTTGTTAGCTTAGAGCAATTAAGTGACTTAAAAAAAATATTTGAAAGTATTCCCAATAAAATAGAAGGTGTTAGTAATGTAGAGTGGGGACTAAACAATAGTCCTGAAAATTTAAATAAAAATTATACGCATAGTATTGTAATGAGTTTTAAAGATGAGAAAACCAGAGAAAACTATTTCCCACATGCTGAACATGAACGTTTAAAAGAAGTATTTTTACCTATGATTGAGGATATACTTGTTTTTGATTATGTGATTTCGTAA